A window of Chitinispirillum alkaliphilum contains these coding sequences:
- a CDS encoding membrane metalloprotease: MTEFEKILYRLPAILIALTIHELAHGWVAYKLGDSTAKDSGRLTLNPLSHLDPLGTIMLIFSPFGWAKPVPVNGYNLKNPKRDLLYISAAGPVSNIILAVTFGVILHLISSNAPQLLNYPIISISLHLGVMINLGLAFFNLLPMPPLDGSKIMMGILPNRYLPGYINISKHVPAVFITLIVAEWAIPGINIFSRIINPLFIPFYYFWMEVITTITKLL; the protein is encoded by the coding sequence ATGACAGAATTTGAGAAAATTTTATACCGGCTCCCGGCCATACTGATAGCCCTCACTATCCACGAGCTCGCTCACGGATGGGTCGCGTATAAGCTGGGCGACTCAACCGCAAAAGATTCGGGCCGGCTCACACTCAACCCCCTCAGCCATTTAGACCCACTTGGAACAATCATGCTGATTTTCAGTCCCTTCGGATGGGCAAAACCGGTCCCGGTAAACGGCTACAACCTCAAAAACCCCAAGCGGGACTTGCTGTACATAAGTGCTGCCGGTCCGGTATCAAATATTATCTTAGCTGTAACTTTCGGAGTTATACTTCATCTGATAAGCAGCAATGCGCCGCAGCTGCTCAACTATCCAATAATAAGCATTTCTCTGCATCTGGGCGTTATGATTAATTTAGGACTGGCTTTTTTCAATCTGTTGCCGATGCCCCCTCTGGATGGGTCAAAAATCATGATGGGCATATTGCCAAACCGCTATCTGCCCGGATATATCAACATTTCAAAACATGTACCGGCTGTTTTTATAACGCTGATCGTGGCAGAATGGGCAATTCCGGGAATAAACATATTCTCCAGAATAATCAATCCGCTCTTCATACCTTTTTATTACTTCTGGATGGAAGTAATAACCACCATCACAAAACTGTTATAA
- a CDS encoding Orotate phosphoribosyltransferase, which yields MEQYKKEFIEFMIESKVLKFGDFVTKSGRKTPFFINTGNYSTGEQLLKLGQFYAAALNEHMDRDFDVLFGPAYKGIPLGVTASTALFSSYSHNVSFCFNRKEIKDHGEGGSIVGHPPQASDRVVIIEDVTTAGTSVRESIPLLKACADLKVVGLVVSVDRMERGSTEKSALSELQDEFGLKTFAIVTLDEIVSYLHNREINGEVILDDSMLKRIEEYRKQYGATG from the coding sequence ATGGAACAGTACAAAAAAGAGTTCATCGAGTTTATGATTGAATCAAAGGTGTTAAAATTTGGTGATTTTGTAACGAAAAGCGGCCGCAAAACTCCCTTTTTCATAAACACAGGTAACTACAGTACCGGAGAGCAGCTGTTAAAGCTGGGGCAGTTTTATGCTGCTGCACTCAATGAGCATATGGACAGGGACTTTGATGTGCTTTTCGGGCCTGCATATAAGGGTATTCCACTTGGAGTTACTGCTTCAACTGCGCTGTTCAGCTCCTATTCACATAATGTGTCATTCTGTTTCAACCGCAAAGAAATAAAGGACCATGGTGAAGGGGGCTCGATTGTGGGACATCCTCCACAGGCAAGCGACAGGGTTGTGATAATAGAAGATGTCACCACCGCAGGAACATCGGTGCGGGAATCGATCCCTCTTCTCAAAGCCTGCGCAGATCTTAAGGTCGTCGGTCTTGTTGTCTCTGTGGACAGAATGGAGAGGGGTTCAACAGAAAAAAGCGCACTCTCTGAGCTTCAGGATGAGTTTGGCCTCAAGACCTTTGCAATCGTCACTCTCGATGAGATTGTCTCCTATCTGCATAACAGAGAGATCAACGGTGAGGTCATTCTCGATGATTCGATGCTTAAGAGAATTGAAGAATACAGAAAGCAATATGGGGCAACCGGCTGA
- a CDS encoding putative hydrolase — protein sequence MKLIFLGTGTSHGVPSLDCMINDHKSCRKDVCRRSLYDKKHSRTRSSLFIEHEKGNILIDVSSDFREQALRERIKSIHSVLLTHAHADHISGIPDIRSYTRSAPLNMYGSAETLQSVRQTFSYAFSDISYPGGGVPELNTIEIKSPIKIHELDITPVPVTHGLLSGCLGYRVANVGYVPDIKAITPKAMELLSGLDILILDCLHDGKEHSTHLTLGESVALARDLSPEKCYFIHMSHLIDYEADSASLDPWMEFACDGLSVEV from the coding sequence ATGAAACTGATATTCCTGGGCACAGGGACTTCTCACGGTGTGCCCTCTCTCGACTGTATGATCAATGACCATAAATCCTGCCGCAAAGATGTGTGCAGACGCTCCCTTTACGATAAAAAACACTCCCGTACACGCTCTTCTCTGTTTATCGAACATGAGAAGGGCAATATACTCATCGACGTTTCAAGTGATTTCAGGGAACAGGCACTGAGAGAGAGGATAAAATCAATCCATTCTGTGTTGCTGACACATGCTCATGCTGACCACATAAGCGGCATTCCCGATATCAGATCATACACCAGGAGTGCTCCTCTCAACATGTACGGATCAGCCGAAACACTGCAATCCGTTCGCCAGACTTTCTCCTACGCCTTCAGCGACATCTCATACCCCGGGGGAGGTGTTCCGGAGCTCAATACTATTGAAATTAAATCGCCCATCAAAATTCATGAACTCGATATCACCCCGGTTCCTGTTACCCATGGTCTTCTGAGCGGTTGTCTGGGGTACAGGGTGGCAAATGTGGGGTATGTTCCTGATATAAAAGCAATTACCCCAAAAGCCATGGAGCTGTTGAGCGGACTGGATATTCTTATCCTCGACTGTCTTCACGATGGAAAAGAACACTCAACTCACCTCACCCTTGGGGAAAGTGTCGCATTGGCCAGAGATCTTTCTCCTGAAAAATGTTATTTTATACACATGAGTCATCTCATTGATTATGAGGCAGACTCTGCCTCGCTTGACCCATGGATGGAGTTTGCCTGCGACGGGTTGAGTGTGGAGGTTTAA
- a CDS encoding Response regulator/GGDEF domain protein, translating to MKIKPTLFLIHYIAALAIVAISSLGQFDYLLPDTILFSAALLATSFLGLVSLFVTSTRKPLQNVGSQWFVTLFALVFLAAQASSGNEIVDAAYIPMLFALVASASLLNKNGAWFQVTMVFVMAEAWEMYLQISAATSVSLTSLLSGVPVLAALSAAGLIPELQKRKTAALEMKERRLKWREENKKPPEASKTEEPSGKGAFGNTEGPGNKDNAMNEQLSSVVFFISRNFKAYNTLLFIYDSAERVFKLSTFQAKSIAINPNAKLSLGDGVFGALGTTKHVFMSGDMTLYRSDLFYYSQYEMVKSVLAVSIMSQEGELLGFILLDSVDSNAFKDHDKELLKRFSNIAAALITNVRMRFFQQQAASTFQVFYEASHQFINALKTDDVFDVLFKVIPQVAQSSRLTLALYDEPRGKIVIDRVVGESVGLSQGVEYPLNAGLFSFAALKKKNVKISDMLLYKDRYYRFSPDEPVDNRLRSLIVIPVVDDKKDCVGLFSVESDKPGLFTDELEQVLSTIVENASVAYIRAVLYKKMEMLATTDGLTGLNNHRNFQDILSREIERSNRNGHNISLLLMDIDHFKSFNDTYGHPVGDLVLKEISKTIKASIRVNDFPARYGGEEFAVIITETDKKGALVTAERIRKSIEQKVIVSGEDKLKVTVSIGCAHLHENCSNQKQLIDGADKALYFSKQNGRNRITPFSADMSI from the coding sequence ATGAAAATCAAACCGACACTCTTTTTGATACATTACATCGCAGCTCTGGCAATAGTTGCTATTTCTTCGTTGGGGCAATTTGATTATTTACTGCCGGATACAATACTTTTTTCAGCTGCTCTGCTCGCCACTTCTTTTTTGGGGCTTGTTTCCCTTTTTGTCACTTCAACAAGGAAACCGCTGCAAAATGTGGGCTCACAGTGGTTTGTTACCCTGTTTGCCCTGGTTTTTCTGGCTGCACAGGCCTCTTCAGGAAACGAAATAGTTGATGCAGCATATATTCCTATGCTCTTTGCCCTTGTGGCCAGTGCGTCACTGCTGAATAAAAATGGTGCATGGTTTCAGGTAACAATGGTGTTTGTTATGGCTGAGGCCTGGGAAATGTATCTGCAGATTTCCGCAGCGACATCGGTAAGTCTTACCTCTCTTCTGTCCGGGGTGCCGGTTCTGGCTGCTCTCTCTGCTGCAGGGTTAATTCCTGAGTTGCAAAAGAGAAAAACTGCAGCGCTGGAAATGAAAGAGAGACGACTGAAATGGCGGGAAGAGAATAAAAAACCACCCGAGGCGAGCAAAACTGAAGAACCGTCAGGAAAAGGCGCTTTTGGCAACACCGAGGGCCCTGGCAACAAAGACAATGCCATGAATGAACAGTTGTCAAGTGTGGTGTTTTTCATCAGCAGAAATTTTAAGGCTTACAACACACTGCTGTTTATTTATGATTCGGCTGAACGTGTTTTCAAGCTGAGCACCTTTCAGGCAAAGAGCATCGCGATCAATCCCAACGCAAAGCTGAGTCTTGGTGATGGTGTGTTTGGGGCTTTGGGTACGACAAAACATGTATTCATGAGTGGTGATATGACTCTCTACCGCTCTGATCTTTTCTACTACTCACAATACGAAATGGTTAAATCTGTTTTGGCAGTTTCTATTATGTCGCAGGAGGGCGAACTGCTTGGATTTATTCTTCTTGACAGTGTCGACAGCAACGCATTTAAGGACCATGATAAAGAACTTTTAAAACGATTCTCAAACATCGCAGCCGCTCTGATCACCAATGTTCGGATGAGATTCTTCCAGCAGCAGGCAGCTTCAACTTTTCAGGTTTTCTATGAGGCGAGTCATCAGTTTATAAATGCACTGAAAACCGACGATGTATTTGATGTGCTTTTCAAAGTAATACCTCAGGTCGCTCAAAGCAGCAGGCTCACACTTGCGTTGTATGATGAGCCGCGGGGGAAAATCGTCATCGACAGGGTGGTTGGGGAAAGTGTGGGGTTGTCCCAAGGAGTGGAATATCCTCTCAATGCCGGACTTTTCTCTTTTGCAGCCCTTAAGAAGAAAAATGTAAAGATCTCAGACATGTTACTGTATAAAGACAGATACTATCGCTTCTCTCCCGATGAACCTGTTGACAACAGACTACGCTCGCTTATTGTGATCCCCGTTGTCGATGACAAAAAAGATTGTGTGGGGCTCTTCTCGGTAGAAAGTGACAAGCCCGGATTGTTCACTGATGAACTGGAGCAGGTACTTTCAACAATTGTCGAGAATGCTTCAGTTGCCTACATTAGGGCTGTTTTATACAAGAAAATGGAGATGCTTGCCACCACTGACGGCTTAACAGGGTTGAACAATCACAGAAACTTTCAGGATATCCTCTCCAGAGAAATTGAGAGATCAAACCGAAATGGCCATAATATCTCTTTGCTTCTGATGGATATCGACCATTTCAAATCATTCAACGATACCTACGGGCATCCTGTAGGGGACCTGGTGTTAAAAGAGATCTCAAAAACAATAAAAGCCTCCATAAGGGTTAATGATTTCCCTGCCCGCTACGGAGGTGAGGAGTTTGCTGTGATTATCACAGAGACCGATAAAAAAGGGGCTCTGGTTACCGCTGAGAGAATAAGAAAATCCATAGAGCAGAAAGTAATAGTTTCAGGTGAAGATAAGCTGAAAGTGACGGTAAGTATCGGATGTGCACATCTGCATGAAAATTGCTCAAATCAAAAGCAGCTGATAGATGGCGCCGATAAGGCACTCTACTTCTCAAAACAAAACGGGCGGAACAGAATCACTCCTTTCAGTGCTGACATGAGCATCTGA
- a CDS encoding ErfK/YbiS/YcfS/YnhG family protein, producing MLEKIKTTIAFKIKELEFRYNTWKKARDIRKAYAHKAKFKLPDFKPYLRKALYPVSVTIIVLLIGLGLWKWVPMIPFAQIHQSVQSGTEKVFSSIGSLADGARESIRRSREREVRISQNEPNIADDQNVEDYGVVEVYDNTELTEQESIAEEATAFERFFSSLPRENISDQILFADKEKQTLYVIEHNSGNWDIVRDYHITSGEVEGPKQIEHDRKTPQGLYFLVGRKDRSDLTEIYGPVAFVLNYPNSEDREAGRTGSGIWIHGTERDNSPPEPTRGCISLANHDVAELGTILRIGYGIPIVISCGTEEATFEEDLFSQMAEKREYHAEKYRTHSQYFENFVLQWRDAWQSKDIDHYTTFYATGIFRSGRSDWNAFRNTKIRTFNMYDTIKISIDHFMLTELSETEAVVKFFQDYETNLNRFLNGKRLILVKDGDRWLISRESTFPQQELFL from the coding sequence ATGCTTGAAAAAATAAAAACAACCATTGCTTTCAAAATAAAAGAGCTGGAATTCAGGTATAACACCTGGAAAAAAGCCCGTGATATCCGCAAGGCATATGCTCATAAAGCAAAATTCAAACTGCCCGATTTTAAGCCATACCTCAGAAAGGCTTTATATCCGGTTTCTGTTACGATTATCGTTTTGCTTATAGGCCTGGGCTTGTGGAAGTGGGTTCCGATGATCCCCTTCGCTCAAATTCACCAATCTGTACAATCCGGCACTGAGAAGGTTTTCAGCAGTATCGGCTCACTGGCAGATGGGGCAAGGGAGTCGATCAGAAGATCAAGGGAGCGGGAAGTCAGGATTTCTCAAAACGAGCCCAATATTGCAGACGATCAAAACGTAGAGGATTACGGGGTTGTTGAGGTATATGATAATACCGAGCTAACTGAACAAGAGAGCATAGCTGAAGAGGCCACCGCCTTTGAGAGATTCTTCTCCTCCCTTCCCCGGGAAAACATAAGTGATCAGATTCTCTTTGCCGATAAGGAAAAACAGACTCTGTATGTAATAGAACACAACAGCGGCAACTGGGATATTGTTAGAGATTACCATATCACATCCGGAGAAGTTGAAGGTCCCAAGCAGATTGAACATGACAGAAAAACTCCCCAGGGACTCTACTTTTTAGTTGGACGCAAAGACAGAAGTGATCTCACAGAAATATACGGCCCGGTTGCATTTGTACTGAACTATCCCAACAGCGAAGACAGGGAGGCTGGCAGAACCGGAAGCGGGATATGGATTCACGGCACCGAACGTGATAACAGCCCACCGGAACCAACCAGAGGGTGTATATCACTGGCAAATCATGATGTCGCAGAACTGGGGACCATTCTAAGGATCGGATACGGAATCCCCATAGTTATATCCTGCGGAACTGAGGAGGCCACCTTTGAAGAAGATCTGTTCAGTCAAATGGCCGAAAAAAGGGAATACCACGCGGAAAAGTACAGAACCCATTCTCAGTATTTCGAGAATTTTGTCTTACAGTGGAGAGATGCATGGCAGTCAAAAGACATTGACCATTACACCACGTTCTATGCAACCGGGATATTCCGCAGCGGCCGCTCTGACTGGAATGCTTTCAGGAATACAAAGATACGAACATTTAATATGTACGATACGATTAAAATCAGCATTGACCATTTTATGCTCACCGAATTGTCAGAAACAGAAGCCGTAGTCAAATTTTTTCAGGATTACGAAACCAACCTCAACCGATTTCTTAACGGAAAAAGGTTGATTCTTGTAAAAGATGGAGACCGGTGGCTAATCAGCAGGGAAAGTACCTTCCCACAACAGGAGCTCTTTTTATGA
- a CDS encoding Exonuclease SbcC — protein MIFSKKKEIKDPQELANILEDHISEIQDLLRSSRNEKADMHSMLASVENERFQIQNTRNHMDEMKSSMEEMTAQYDLLKERMENALTLSDRLENFQNTASALDSRISKMEEVVQRITGQENYIETVGSKMDTILSKFDSEEGTILKKSLDSLEAIEERQSKSFENMEKLEKQFNSWTEEFTGSREKLSEVNSETGAIQEKLQEIEQDMTKFRLMKEKIDNLNTLSEYVKTKIASLEKQHLVVERANEEAGRLNALTWSIDSKLKHLQGKLNSMEKTEKNIQRIDSMLQQSQNSINEIRKFHQFMEQMNHKIEEIQVLDESFNTKLSQFQRHSNEITEANEKMHDIQTIAKNTEAILNTLNKHKQMVEDSRSKVMEYEKNLDKVSAKIEEVSREWQAIDAIDQRIVASESHINELDSRLNTIIQNSKEIEDFESKLMDIRTLIDDTCQREEMVHSHRHEIDETNERIDKFFANAEAVDLKMQDLKQHENEIESVTQMIDELKILSDSAQERIKQTEEKSHIIDEVQKKIENLGMMVTEVDERINTQLQRKSMVEKTEKRLDQLNYLLGDINMKIQSLSKEQVKVEEVLEQLSAISVQSLEAKNMMGRLTEEKQALLQEENHIRSMRKELQELVSDSNTRLKEFQAEITDINEQVDQNKAQFTEIIKASDGQIVTIETHFESIRQAESELSNVEKLLENLKTEMDQINRRTSKLEAIDARIGNVDTVVSDMEIRIDYIDKGRELVNATQKKVDSLTNIIDTASEQIETINSKAKEIKEVGHHVEDINNTMNNVEKRMKDLAKEKKIIKEAENRIASLNILMEDIKAAMSNLSSEEQRILAAVEKTSELRFLLGEVESKLNLFRQEKEQLSD, from the coding sequence ATGATTTTTTCAAAGAAAAAAGAGATTAAGGACCCTCAGGAGCTGGCAAACATCCTTGAGGACCATATATCTGAAATACAGGATCTTCTCAGAAGCAGCCGCAATGAGAAAGCGGATATGCACTCTATGCTTGCCTCGGTTGAAAACGAGCGTTTTCAAATCCAGAACACCCGCAATCATATGGATGAGATGAAAAGCAGCATGGAGGAGATGACTGCCCAGTATGATCTGTTGAAGGAGCGGATGGAAAATGCACTTACACTCTCCGATAGACTTGAAAACTTCCAGAACACCGCCTCAGCTCTTGACAGCAGAATCTCCAAAATGGAAGAGGTTGTGCAGAGAATTACCGGACAGGAAAATTACATCGAAACCGTTGGTTCCAAAATGGATACCATTCTTAGCAAATTTGACTCTGAAGAGGGAACCATTCTTAAGAAAAGCCTCGACTCGCTTGAAGCTATCGAAGAGCGCCAGAGCAAATCCTTTGAAAACATGGAAAAACTGGAAAAACAGTTTAACTCCTGGACTGAAGAGTTTACCGGAAGCAGGGAAAAACTATCTGAAGTTAATTCCGAAACCGGTGCCATTCAGGAAAAACTTCAGGAGATTGAACAAGACATGACCAAGTTCAGACTGATGAAAGAGAAAATCGACAATCTTAACACCCTTTCCGAGTACGTCAAGACAAAGATTGCCTCTCTTGAGAAACAGCACCTGGTTGTGGAGAGAGCAAACGAGGAAGCTGGGCGCCTGAACGCTTTGACATGGAGCATAGATTCCAAACTAAAACATCTCCAGGGCAAACTCAATTCCATGGAGAAAACAGAAAAAAACATTCAGCGTATCGACTCCATGCTCCAGCAATCCCAAAACTCAATCAATGAGATCAGAAAGTTCCACCAGTTCATGGAGCAGATGAATCATAAGATCGAGGAGATACAGGTACTGGATGAATCTTTCAACACCAAGCTCAGCCAGTTCCAGCGCCACAGCAATGAAATCACTGAAGCAAATGAAAAGATGCATGATATTCAAACCATTGCCAAGAACACCGAAGCGATTCTCAACACGCTCAACAAACACAAACAGATGGTTGAAGACAGCAGAAGCAAGGTAATGGAGTATGAGAAAAATCTCGATAAGGTAAGTGCCAAAATCGAAGAAGTCAGCAGGGAATGGCAGGCAATTGATGCAATAGATCAGAGAATTGTAGCCTCCGAGTCCCACATAAATGAGCTTGATTCAAGACTGAATACCATCATACAAAACAGTAAGGAAATCGAAGATTTTGAATCAAAACTCATGGACATAAGAACCCTGATTGATGATACCTGTCAGAGAGAAGAGATGGTTCACTCTCATCGTCATGAAATCGATGAAACAAACGAACGAATCGATAAGTTTTTCGCCAATGCAGAGGCTGTTGATCTGAAAATGCAGGACCTCAAGCAACACGAAAACGAAATTGAATCTGTTACACAGATGATCGACGAGCTCAAAATCCTCTCTGACAGCGCACAGGAGAGAATTAAACAGACAGAAGAGAAATCCCATATCATTGACGAAGTGCAGAAGAAAATCGAAAACCTTGGAATGATGGTAACAGAGGTAGACGAGAGAATCAATACCCAGCTGCAGCGGAAATCGATGGTGGAGAAAACTGAAAAAAGGCTTGACCAGTTAAACTACCTCCTTGGGGATATAAACATGAAGATCCAAAGCCTGAGCAAGGAACAGGTCAAAGTTGAGGAAGTCCTTGAACAACTCTCTGCTATTTCTGTTCAGTCACTTGAGGCCAAGAACATGATGGGCAGACTTACAGAAGAGAAACAGGCTCTGCTGCAGGAAGAGAACCATATCCGCAGCATGCGCAAGGAGCTCCAGGAACTGGTAAGTGATTCCAACACCAGACTTAAGGAGTTTCAGGCTGAAATCACTGATATCAACGAACAGGTCGATCAGAACAAGGCTCAGTTTACAGAAATAATTAAGGCAAGTGATGGTCAGATTGTCACAATCGAAACCCATTTTGAGTCAATCAGGCAAGCTGAAAGTGAATTGAGCAATGTTGAAAAGCTGCTTGAGAATCTCAAAACAGAAATGGATCAGATCAACAGGAGAACATCAAAGCTTGAGGCAATCGATGCCCGAATCGGAAATGTGGACACTGTTGTATCAGACATGGAGATCAGAATCGACTACATTGACAAGGGTAGAGAGCTTGTTAACGCTACCCAGAAGAAAGTCGACAGCCTTACAAACATAATCGATACTGCATCTGAACAGATCGAAACGATCAACAGTAAAGCTAAAGAGATCAAGGAAGTCGGGCACCACGTTGAAGATATCAACAACACCATGAACAATGTGGAAAAGCGGATGAAAGATCTGGCAAAGGAAAAAAAGATCATAAAAGAGGCCGAAAACCGTATTGCAAGTCTGAACATACTCATGGAAGATATCAAGGCTGCAATGTCAAACCTTTCATCAGAAGAACAGCGTATTCTCGCTGCGGTAGAGAAAACTTCTGAACTCCGCTTTCTGCTTGGGGAAGTGGAATCAAAACTGAATCTGTTCAGACAAGAAAAAGAACAGCTTTCAGATTGA
- a CDS encoding GTP pyrophosphokinase: MDTTLFLPSAPIEHTRQQFLEKILEVNPKVQTALIEKAFHFSWVAHKHQIRKSGEPFMAHPAAVALILAEQHLDEVTIAAGLLHDVLEDTTMERKDLVEEFGEEVTILVDGVTKIKTFHMKSRQERQAETYRKMLLSMAKDLRVIIIKFADRLHNLRTLKYLEPDRIRAIATETLDIYAPLAHRLGMAKIKWELEDLAFKHLYPEEYKDIVAKVVANRIEREAIIDNFTLPLRTRLEEDNITATIVGRPKHFYSIYRKMVQRNKPLDEIYDLLALRVITDSVRDCYHVLGIIHSLWTPIQDRFKDYISTPKSNGYQSIHTTVVGEQGNIVEMQIRTWEMNLTAEDGIAAHWLYKSNKTEMSSEDKALIWLKNLIEWQKDLTDSTEFFEFFKIDLFHAEIFIFTPRGDLISLPKGATVLDFAFSVHTQLGIHCIGAKVDGKIEPIHKKLKSGQTVEILHLKTKTPSINWLREVKTPKARSAIRRWLKNTGRQESIDLGKKIIQTSYKKLHTSSSFKDHIPGLLQFLGLNNLDRLYELVGNGELPISRVMQFFQVRKVKKSAPSTMVSRIMGTFSNRDQGIVVGGNDNLMIRFAKCCNPIPGDPIIGFVTRGRGISVHRKDCPNVSFFSSDQERKIEVQWDQGNKKKYVVSMEITGSDRAGLLHEISEVYSEFGANITDGFINTLNHQAKLNFKIEIRNLNQLKQIFRRLQKIKGIENVSRVKDYINYPQKGSQQED, encoded by the coding sequence ATGGATACAACCCTGTTTTTACCATCGGCTCCAATTGAACATACCAGACAGCAATTTCTGGAGAAAATTCTGGAAGTTAACCCCAAGGTACAAACAGCTCTGATAGAAAAGGCTTTTCATTTTTCATGGGTTGCACATAAGCACCAGATTCGCAAATCCGGTGAACCCTTTATGGCTCATCCTGCAGCTGTTGCACTTATCCTTGCCGAACAACACCTCGATGAGGTCACTATCGCAGCGGGCCTTCTCCATGATGTGCTTGAAGACACTACCATGGAGCGCAAAGATCTGGTTGAGGAGTTCGGGGAAGAGGTAACAATACTTGTGGATGGTGTGACCAAGATAAAAACCTTCCATATGAAATCCCGCCAGGAGCGCCAGGCTGAAACATACCGCAAGATGCTGCTCTCAATGGCAAAGGATCTCAGGGTCATAATAATCAAATTCGCCGACCGCCTTCACAATCTGCGCACGCTCAAATACCTTGAGCCCGACAGAATCCGGGCCATAGCAACAGAGACCCTTGACATATATGCGCCACTGGCTCACCGCCTCGGAATGGCAAAAATCAAGTGGGAACTGGAGGATCTTGCATTCAAACACCTCTACCCCGAAGAATACAAGGATATTGTGGCGAAAGTAGTTGCCAACCGAATCGAGCGGGAAGCAATTATCGACAACTTTACATTGCCGCTTCGCACAAGGCTTGAAGAGGATAATATTACGGCTACTATTGTGGGACGACCAAAGCATTTCTACAGCATTTACCGCAAGATGGTGCAAAGAAACAAGCCTTTGGATGAGATCTATGATCTGCTTGCTCTGAGGGTGATAACCGATTCTGTAAGGGACTGCTATCATGTGCTTGGAATAATCCACTCACTCTGGACACCGATTCAGGATCGCTTTAAGGATTATATAAGCACCCCCAAAAGTAACGGATATCAGTCGATTCACACGACTGTTGTTGGAGAACAGGGTAACATCGTCGAGATGCAGATCCGTACTTGGGAGATGAATCTTACAGCCGAAGATGGTATTGCAGCACACTGGCTCTACAAGAGCAATAAAACAGAGATGAGCAGTGAAGACAAAGCGCTTATCTGGCTTAAGAATCTGATCGAATGGCAAAAGGATCTGACTGACTCGACGGAATTCTTTGAATTTTTCAAAATTGATCTCTTCCATGCTGAAATCTTTATTTTCACCCCAAGGGGAGATCTAATCTCTTTGCCCAAAGGAGCCACAGTTCTCGATTTTGCATTCTCTGTTCACACACAGCTTGGGATCCATTGTATAGGAGCCAAGGTGGATGGAAAAATAGAACCTATTCACAAAAAGCTCAAAAGCGGGCAAACAGTTGAAATCCTTCACCTGAAGACCAAAACCCCCTCCATAAACTGGCTCAGAGAGGTTAAAACACCCAAGGCCAGAAGCGCCATAAGGCGTTGGCTGAAAAATACAGGCAGACAGGAAAGTATCGATCTTGGGAAGAAAATCATTCAGACCTCCTATAAGAAGCTGCACACATCAAGCTCCTTTAAAGACCACATCCCCGGACTGCTTCAGTTTCTTGGTCTCAACAACCTGGACCGTCTTTATGAGCTTGTGGGCAATGGAGAGCTTCCAATAAGCAGGGTAATGCAGTTTTTCCAGGTACGAAAAGTCAAAAAGTCGGCCCCCTCCACTATGGTTTCCCGGATAATGGGGACTTTCAGCAACAGGGATCAGGGTATTGTGGTAGGGGGGAATGATAACCTGATGATTCGTTTTGCCAAATGCTGCAATCCGATCCCCGGTGATCCAATCATTGGCTTTGTCACACGCGGCAGAGGTATTTCCGTTCACAGAAAAGACTGTCCCAATGTTTCCTTTTTCTCCTCAGACCAGGAAAGAAAAATTGAAGTTCAGTGGGATCAGGGCAATAAGAAAAAATACGTAGTGTCCATGGAGATAACCGGTTCAGACCGTGCAGGGCTTCTCCATGAGATAAGTGAGGTCTACTCAGAGTTTGGTGCCAATATCACAGACGGATTCATAAATACGCTTAACCATCAGGCCAAACTCAACTTTAAAATTGAGATCAGAAATCTCAATCAGCTCAAGCAGATATTCAGAAGATTGCAAAAAATCAAAGGAATTGAAAACGTGAGTCGTGTAAAAGATTATATTAACTATCCTCAGAAAGGCTCACAGCAGGAGGATTAA